TGAGGATCTATTAGACCCAAAGGAGAAAATTTTTTTAATAATCTATAAAGACATTTATTACAAAGCTCTTCATGAATATAAGAGAGTTTCCTTTCATAAGCATAAATACAAGGGAAAATTTTTTCTTCTTCAAGAATCATCATAGGATTGCAGACTTTCCAATCTATTTTAGAAGATTGAATGTTTTCTAAAAGGTTTAATAAAATATTTTGATAACCAATAGAGAGAAGAGGGTCTTTATGAGAATTTATAAAAACCCTTTCCAAAGTATGGTTTTGTGTTTTTTTATCTAAAATTATACCAGGAGGGAAAAAATAGGTTTCTAAAAAATCTTTTAAATTTCTCGGTAAGGTAAATAAAAAAATTGGAAAGACCATAAGTCTTGGCAAAATCTGATGATTATAACCTTCTAAATAAAAGGGACTAACTAATTGGTAAACTCTTAAATAAAAGGACTCTAAGTTTTCTTTGTAAGGGTGAATAATATGCAAGCGAAGATATAAAAAAGGGTAGGTATTTAAAAACTTTATTAACTCCTTTAATAAATTAAAAAGGAGCTCGAAATATTTGAAATTATTTAAAAATACATATATATCGCTAAAAATATTTATTTCAGGAAGTTTAGAAACAAATTTATTAAAATCAAACTTTTTATTAAGTTTTATATATATTTCCATTAAGAAACAATCCTCCTTCCTTTATCAAGTGAATTTTTAATCCAAAGTGATTTTATAATTTCAATTTCCTTTCTATTCATTGTTTCAGTTTCATATCTATCCCCTATAGATATATAAGATGGTCTTTTTTCGGGAAAGGGTTTTATACCAAATCTTTTGTAATTTTCTGTAACTGGTGCACCAAAATAGAGTTGCATTTGCTGAGCATTAGAATTACCTTGAATTTTAATTCCATGCGATTTGACAAATTCTAAAGTTCTTAAAGCCTCTTCAAAAGTCTCTCCAGGTAAGGCATATTGGGAAAATACTTCCACTTCAATTCCATATTTTTGTGTCAAATAAATAGCTCTTTTTAATTGCTCAAGGGAAAGCCTTTTTCTTACTATCTTTAAAACTTTTTCAGAAGCAGATTCAAGTCCATAAGCAATGGTGTGAACTCCTGCCTTTTTCATTAACTTAAGCATCTCCTCATCTATTAAATCTGCTCTAGTTTCTAACCATATATTTACTTTAAGTCCTTCCTTTAAAATTCCTTCTAATATTTGATAGATTCTTTCCTTTTTAAATGAAAAATTAGGATCTGCAAACCAAATTCGATTTTTTCCCTTTTTAACTACCCATTTTATTTCTTCAAGCACCCTTTCAACAGAGTGAAATCTTATTTTATGTTTTGAAGCAACTGGAGTGTAACAGAAAATACAATCAAAAGGACATCCTCTTGAGGTTAAGAGAATAACTTCATCTATTTTTGAGTAATCAAATATCCCCATTAAATGAGGAGAAGGATATTTATCAAGTTCTTCATACCCTTCAATTCTTTCTGTCTCAACTATTTCTCCATTAATTTGATAGGTAACCCCTTTTATTCCATTAAAGGGATTGCCACTTTCAATAGCTTTAGCAATTTCTAAGAGAGTTAACTCACCTTCACTCCTACAAAGATAATCAATCATAGGCATATTTTTTAGCGCTAAACTTGGTATAAAAGTAATTTGCGGACCACCTAAGATTATTTTTATATTTTTATTTATTTCTTTAATGAATTTAGCAATTCCTAAAACATACAAAATATTTCTTTGATAAGTACTAAAACCTACCAATTGGGGAGAAAACTCTTTAATAACCTTTTCTAATTCCTTAATAGAATATTCTCCCTTTTGAGAAAGGTTAATGATTTTAACTTTAAAACCATGTTTTATGAGAAAAGCTGCAAGGTAGCCGAGAGAAATGGGAAGTGTGGGAGGTGAAAAGGGATTTACCTCAAAAAGGAGAATCCGCATTTTTAAAAATAATACCTCTAATTTAAAGGTTAGTCAAATTTACTTTAGATTTAAACCTTCTGAGTTTTGGCTTTTAATTAAATTAGATTAAAATTTTTAAAAAATGGCTAAAATAAAAGAAAGGATAACTTTTTCAGAGTCTCAAAAAATAGTTGAACAAATAGAAAAGATTTTAAAAAAGGAAAATATTAAATTTGGAATTTATGGTTCCTATATAAGAAAAGAAAACACTATAGGAGATATTGATATCTTAGTAAACGAAAGGGATTACGAAAAAACTAAAAATATTTTAAAAAATTTTCCCTTTTATGAAAGGCTTGAAATTTATTATTTACCTGAAGAATATAAAGATTCTTGGGAAAGTTTTGCTCTTTATCTTGTTGGTTCAGGAAAATTTAATGTATGGCTTCGCGGAATAGCAAAAAGAAAAAACTTTTTATTAAATCAATATGGGCTTTTTAATCGAGATACAGGAGAATTAATAACTACTAAAGAAAAAGAAATCTTTGAAATACTTGGTGTCAGATTTATCCCTTATGAAAAAAGAAAAGAAATTTATAAAAAGGAATGGAAAAATTACTTGATAAAATAAAAGTAAATAAAATTTTTATCTTGGAATTGCTTTTTATATTATTCATTTATGTATTTATTTTTTCTTTTTTTCGAAAATGTAAAAGAAGAACTTGGTAGGGAACAAAGATATAAAATTCGCGCCCGGCAGGACTCGAACCTGCAACCTTTGGATTCGTAGTCCAATGCTCTATCCGATTGAGCTACGGGCGCATCTTAAAATAGCTTAAAAATAATATAAAATATTTTTTAGTTTTAGCAAGGATAAAAGGAAATTTTATGAAAAGCCGAAAAATATATAAATTTTTTTCTAAATATAGAAATCTCTGGTCCATATTCATTTTATGGACTGTAGTTTTAGTATCTTCTGCAGTTCTAATTATAAGTGCTTTTTTTACTTATAAAAATACAAAAATAGCAGCAGAAAATGCTTTAAAAATGCAAGCTATGGGAATAGCTATAACTATTCAAAGTTTTTTACAATCCATAGAAATTGATGAATTAAAAGATGTGGATTATGGAATTTTTTCTGAAATAATACTTAATGAAAAATGGGAAGGAATCGCTTTCATAAGTCTTTATGATGAAAAAGGATACATTATTTTACATTCCAATCCAGAGCTTATAGGTAAAAAAATTGAACTTAAAAGATTTCCTTCTTATCCTTATTATTATTATCTAACCCTTGAAACCTTAGAAAAAGTTTTTGTAGGTGATTTTAAAATTAATTTTCCTCACGGAATTTATTATATTTTAAGAGTAGCTTTACATACTTATCCTGCTCAAGTAATAGTAAGGAAAGCTAAAATTTTTGCAGGAATAAAAATATTAGCTTCCTTTGGACTTATTTTGTTTGGAGTCTTAGGAACTTTAATTATTAGAAAAGTTGAAGAAATGCAAATAAAATTTAAAGAGTTAGAAAGTATATCTCTTATGACCAAAATTCTTGCTCATGAAATAAGAAATCCTCTTGGAAGTATCAAAGGATTTTCTCAATATTTAATGAATAAGGTAGAAGATAAATTGAAAGATCCTATTAAAATAATAATTAATGAAGCTTTAAGAATTGAAAGGCTTACAGATGAACTGCTTCTTTATACCAATCCTGTTAAAATTTATCTTACCGAATTTTCTTTAAAAGAATTGGTTGAAGAAATTTTGATGGGATTTAAAAATAATTATCCACAAATAATTTTTAAGCTAAATCTTAATCAAGAAATAAAGATAAAAAGTGATAAAGATAAGTTAAAAGAAATAGTTACCAATATTTTACAAAATGCAGTGGATGCAGTATTGGAGAGTTCTAAAAATCAGAAAAATATAGAATTAAATATAGAAAAAAAGGAGGACAAAATTAAATTTGAAATTATAGATAATGGTACAGGAATGGATGAAAAAACTTTACTTAAGGCAACAGAACCTTTCTTTTCTACAAAACCTAAAGGTTCTGGACTTGGTTTAGCAATAGTAGAAAAACTATGTGAAACCTTAAATATAAAGTTTAAGATAGAAAGCAAAAAAGGGGAAGGAACAAGAGCATGTCTAATTATTCCAGAATTGCTATAGTTGAAGATGATAACTCTTTTGCCCTATTTTTAAAAACTATTTTAGAAGAGGGAGGATATAAAGTAGAGATTTATGACGATCCAGAAATTGCCCTAAAGAAACTGCCTGACTTTAATCCTCAACTCGTTATCACAGATTTAAAGATGCCTAAAATGGATGGTATAGCCTTTTTAGAAAAAGCCAAAAATATTTTTCCAAATATTCCCTTTATAGTAATTACAGCGTATGGAACTATTCCCTCAGCAGTAGAAGCTATGAAAAAAGGAGCAGCTGATTATATAACTAAACCTTTATCAAGTCCAGAAGATTTTTTATTTTTAATTGAAAAATTATTATCTACTACTAAAAAAACCGAAATTATTGAAAAACCTTTTGAAATTCCTCCTTTTGAAATTTTATTTGCTGGAATTGAAGATATTTACGAAAAAATTTTACAAGTTGCTTCTACAGAAACAACAGTTATTCTTTATGGAGAGACAGGAACAGGAAAATCTGCTATTGCAAAAGCTATACATCTTTTAAGTGGAAGAAAGGGTAATTTTGTAGAAATAAATTGTGCAGCCATTCCTGAAACTCTTATAGAATCTGAACTTTTTGGATATGAAAAAGGAGCCTTTACAGGAGCAATTAAGTCTAAATCTGGAAAAATAGAAATGGCAAAAGATGGAACACTTTTTCTTGATGAAATAGCAGAAATGAATTTAACAATACAAGCAAAACTTTTAAGGGTTTTACAAGACAAAACTTTTGAAAGACTGGGAGGACTTACTCCTATAAAAACAAATGCAAGATTTATAGTAGCAACTAATAAAGATCTTTTAGAATTAGTAAAACAGGGTAAATTTAGAGAAGATCTTTATTTTAGAATTAACGTATTTCCTATAATTATTCCACCTTTAAGGGAAAGAAAAGAAGCTATTTTAAAAATTGCTGAATATATTATAAATAAGCTTTCCCAAAAAATGGGAAAGGAGCCTTTAAAATTAAGTAAAAAATCAAAAGAAATTTTAAAAAATTATCCCTGGCCTGGCAATATAAGAGAGCTCGAAAATATACTGGAGAGAAATTTAATTTTAGCAAAAGGAAAAGAGCTTGATATTGAATTAGAATTTATTGATATAAAAAGAGTTTATGAAGATAAAGAAATATCAGGAAGTTTAAAAGAAATGGAGAAAAAAGCAATTTTAGAGGCTTTGAAAAAGACAGGAGGTAATAAGAAAAAAGCAGCTGAATTACTTGGAATTTCCTTAAGAACTCTCTATTATAAAATTAAAGAATATAACCTAGAAGCCCTTTAATTTTTTCTTTTTCCACAAAGGTTTAAAATCTTTATCTCTAAAATGATAAACTTGGTTTTTATTTACAAGATATAAAGATTTAGTAAGAATAAAGATCTCTCCTTCCTCTGAAAAAAATTTAGAACCCTTTATAAATACTTCGTCTCCAGGTTCAATTCTAATGTTTTCTTCATTCACAAACCACAAAGGACCAACAACTACATTGTAAATTTTTCTTTCTCTTTCTACATCTAAAATTACAAGTTCATGCTTAGGCAAAACCCAAACTCTTTTAATTTTTCCCTTTATAAAAATTTCTGTGTTAGGATCGTATCTTTCAAAAAATTGGTAATGAAAAAGTTTGTCAGCTTTAACCGAAAAAGGAAAAAAGAAAAATAACCAAAAAGAAATTAAAAGAATCAAATATTTCATATCCTTTTAAATTATAACTAAAAATTTTTAGGAGCGGAAGTTTTTTCCGCTCCTAAATTTTTTTAAATTACCAACCACAAATTTGTCTTAATCTTAAGCCTCTTGGACCATAAGGCAAACCCATTTCGTAAGCCTTTTTATCAATCTCAAGCTTAGTTTTAATAAATTCTATTTCTTTTTTCTCAATTGTTGTCCAATCAGGTGGGGTTTTACTCCATAATCCACGAAGTTCATTTTTAATTTGCCACATTTTTTGCCATTGAGGACTTATTTCTTTACAAAATGCTTGAGCCTTTTGCGGATCTACTTGAGGCATGTTTTGACGCATCATCGGACCACGGTGAGGCTTAAATCTTGTTGGACCTTGTTGGGGTGTGGTTTCATTTTGAGCTAAAACAGTTCCAACAACTAAAACCCCCATAGTTCCTAAAATAGCTAAAGCTTTACTTAGTTTTTTAAACATCTTACACCTCCTCTAAATTTAAGTTTTTAAATATTTAAATCAAAAATCGTGCCTGAAATTTTTTTTTCGAATTTTAAAAAGATAAAAAGACCTAAAGATTTTTTAAACTTTATAAAAATTGCAATTTTATGCAGATTTTGCAAAAATTATAGTTTTAAAGTTTCCAAATATTCTCCCTTAAGAGAATGTTTACCAGCTTCTTTTATAAGAACCTTTACTAAAGCACCTTTTAAATCTAAACGAGGAGTATTAAAATTGACAATTACATTGGTTGTGGTCCTTCCCATTAACATATTTGGGTCTTTAGCACTTGGTCCTTCAACTAATACCTCTACCTCTTTTCCTACATAGGATTCATAAATTTCTTTAGTTATTTTAGCTTGAATCTGATGAACTATTTTAAGTCTTCTTTCTTTTTCCTCCTCTGGAATTTTATTTTCTAATTTCTGAGCGAGAGTAAAAGGTCTATCTGAATACTTAAAAGAAAAGATTTCATGATATCTTACTTTTTCAAGCATTTCCAGAGTTTCTTTAAAATCTTCTTCACTTTCTCCGGGGAAACCTACAATTATATCAGTAGTGATAGCAATATCAGGCACTGCATCTTTTAACTTCTCCACCTTTTCAAGATATTCTTCCTTTGTGTATTTTCTGTTCATTTTTTTGAGAATTTTATTTGAACCAGCTTGTAAAGGTAGATGAATATGTTTACATACTTTTGGATTTTCAGCTATAACCTTAATTAATTTATCAGAAAGATCTTTTGGATGACTTGTAGTAAATCTTATTCTCCAAAGATTTTCTATTTGAGAAATCATATTTAAAAGTTCAGGGAAATCAGGATAGTTCTTTTCTTTAATTCCATAGGAATTTACATTTTGTCCTAAAAGAGTAACCTCTCTAACTCCATTTTTAACTAACTCCTTAACCTCTTTAAGAATATCTTCAGGGTTTCTACTTATTTCTCTTCCTCTAACATAAGGGACAATACAATAGGAACAAAAATTGTCACAACCCTGCATTATTGTTACGTAAGCAGTAACTTTTTTATTTTCAAGAGAAAGTTTATTTTCTTTATCAAGTATTAATGGAGGTTTAAAGTCAGGTTTAAGCTCTGTAAAAACAACAGGTTTTTTATTTTTTTTGAGTGTTTCTAAAGCTTCTTTAATAAAATAAAATCCTTGTGTTCCTAAAACTAAATCTATATAAGGAAGTCGTTGAATTAATTTCTCGCCTTCTTGTTGAGCTACACAACCTGTAACTCCAATAATAAGATCTGGTTTCTTTTTTTTGAGGTATTTATATCTTCCTACTTCACTAAAAGCTTTAAATTGAGGTTTTTCTCTTACAGAACAGGTATTAATTAAAATTAAATCTGCTTCTTCAGGATTAGAAGTTGGCTCATATTCATCTGAGAGCAAAATATACATTTTCTCCGTATCATTTTCATTCATCTGGCAACCGAAAGTTTTTATATAAACTCTTTTTTTCATAGCAAAAATAAATATAATTCACTTAAAAACATTTTTCAAATTAAGGAGGATTGGCATGTTAATGGAAAATATTACTTCTAAAGAATTTGAAGAATTAAAAAAGGATACCAAAACAGTAATAATACCAATTGGATCTATCGAAGCTCACGGTCCTCATCTACCCTTAGCAACAGACCTTTATACAATATATGAAATCTGTAAACTTATAGCTAAAAAAATAAAAGTTCTTGTAGCTCCGCCTTTATATTATGGTTTATGTAGAAGTACAAAACCACTTCCTGGAACTTTAAGTCTAAAAGGTGAGGTTTTAAAAGCCCTTGTTTTTAATCTTCTTTCTGAATTTTATCGCAATGGTTTTAAAAATTTTTTTATTCTTTCCGGGCATGCTGGAGGTACACACATAGCTTATTTAGTGGATACTGCAGAAGCTTTTATTGAGTTGCATAAAGATACTAAAATTTTTGTAGCAGATATTTTTCAACTTTTAAAGCCAGTTTTAGAAGAATTAAATATTCCCGAGAGTGATTCTCATGCGGGAGAATGGGAAACATCCCTTGTATTTTATTTTAAGCCAGAACTTGTGAAAGAGGGAGCTTTTGAAGATTATCCTAAGTTTCCAAAATTTAGAATTGTTGAGGATAAAGAAAAATATTGGTCTTCTGGAATATGGGGGAATCCTTTAAAAGCTTCAGCAGAAAAAGGAAAAATTCTTGCAGAAAAATTAACAGAAATTTTAAT
The window above is part of the Thermodesulfobacterium geofontis OPF15 genome. Proteins encoded here:
- a CDS encoding tetratricopeptide repeat protein, producing the protein MEIYIKLNKKFDFNKFVSKLPEINIFSDIYVFLNNFKYFELLFNLLKELIKFLNTYPFLYLRLHIIHPYKENLESFYLRVYQLVSPFYLEGYNHQILPRLMVFPIFLFTLPRNLKDFLETYFFPPGIILDKKTQNHTLERVFINSHKDPLLSIGYQNILLNLLENIQSSKIDWKVCNPMMILEEEKIFPCIYAYERKLSYIHEELCNKCLYRLLKKFSPLGLIDPQELATLHFRLALDLFENKNIEMALKYFYETLKFASSDEKEEIYYYLGIGKAQLGDYASAIKYLKKAKIDHNTYFYLGFSFFQKNNFLKAKENLEKALNFNLPLEEKIPIVIYLGHTYKNLGLYEKAINLCEEIVKYVELEQIFNLMGTCYFKLKAYDKAVECFKKAILIDPFCAIDYANLCLSLKELNKREEAIYYGEKALELNPELEFIKKILREIKND
- a CDS encoding B12-binding domain-containing radical SAM protein; this translates as MRILLFEVNPFSPPTLPISLGYLAAFLIKHGFKVKIINLSQKGEYSIKELEKVIKEFSPQLVGFSTYQRNILYVLGIAKFIKEINKNIKIILGGPQITFIPSLALKNMPMIDYLCRSEGELTLLEIAKAIESGNPFNGIKGVTYQINGEIVETERIEGYEELDKYPSPHLMGIFDYSKIDEVILLTSRGCPFDCIFCYTPVASKHKIRFHSVERVLEEIKWVVKKGKNRIWFADPNFSFKKERIYQILEGILKEGLKVNIWLETRADLIDEEMLKLMKKAGVHTIAYGLESASEKVLKIVRKRLSLEQLKRAIYLTQKYGIEVEVFSQYALPGETFEEALRTLEFVKSHGIKIQGNSNAQQMQLYFGAPVTENYKRFGIKPFPEKRPSYISIGDRYETETMNRKEIEIIKSLWIKNSLDKGRRIVS
- a CDS encoding nucleotidyltransferase family protein, which codes for MAKIKERITFSESQKIVEQIEKILKKENIKFGIYGSYIRKENTIGDIDILVNERDYEKTKNILKNFPFYERLEIYYLPEEYKDSWESFALYLVGSGKFNVWLRGIAKRKNFLLNQYGLFNRDTGELITTKEKEIFEILGVRFIPYEKRKEIYKKEWKNYLIK
- a CDS encoding sensor histidine kinase, which encodes MKSRKIYKFFSKYRNLWSIFILWTVVLVSSAVLIISAFFTYKNTKIAAENALKMQAMGIAITIQSFLQSIEIDELKDVDYGIFSEIILNEKWEGIAFISLYDEKGYIILHSNPELIGKKIELKRFPSYPYYYYLTLETLEKVFVGDFKINFPHGIYYILRVALHTYPAQVIVRKAKIFAGIKILASFGLILFGVLGTLIIRKVEEMQIKFKELESISLMTKILAHEIRNPLGSIKGFSQYLMNKVEDKLKDPIKIIINEALRIERLTDELLLYTNPVKIYLTEFSLKELVEEILMGFKNNYPQIIFKLNLNQEIKIKSDKDKLKEIVTNILQNAVDAVLESSKNQKNIELNIEKKEDKIKFEIIDNGTGMDEKTLLKATEPFFSTKPKGSGLGLAIVEKLCETLNIKFKIESKKGEGTRACLIIPELL
- a CDS encoding sigma-54-dependent transcriptional regulator, whose amino-acid sequence is MSNYSRIAIVEDDNSFALFLKTILEEGGYKVEIYDDPEIALKKLPDFNPQLVITDLKMPKMDGIAFLEKAKNIFPNIPFIVITAYGTIPSAVEAMKKGAADYITKPLSSPEDFLFLIEKLLSTTKKTEIIEKPFEIPPFEILFAGIEDIYEKILQVASTETTVILYGETGTGKSAIAKAIHLLSGRKGNFVEINCAAIPETLIESELFGYEKGAFTGAIKSKSGKIEMAKDGTLFLDEIAEMNLTIQAKLLRVLQDKTFERLGGLTPIKTNARFIVATNKDLLELVKQGKFREDLYFRINVFPIIIPPLRERKEAILKIAEYIINKLSQKMGKEPLKLSKKSKEILKNYPWPGNIRELENILERNLILAKGKELDIELEFIDIKRVYEDKEISGSLKEMEKKAILEALKKTGGNKKKAAELLGISLRTLYYKIKEYNLEAL
- the miaB gene encoding tRNA (N6-isopentenyl adenosine(37)-C2)-methylthiotransferase MiaB, which produces MKKRVYIKTFGCQMNENDTEKMYILLSDEYEPTSNPEEADLILINTCSVREKPQFKAFSEVGRYKYLKKKKPDLIIGVTGCVAQQEGEKLIQRLPYIDLVLGTQGFYFIKEALETLKKNKKPVVFTELKPDFKPPLILDKENKLSLENKKVTAYVTIMQGCDNFCSYCIVPYVRGREISRNPEDILKEVKELVKNGVREVTLLGQNVNSYGIKEKNYPDFPELLNMISQIENLWRIRFTTSHPKDLSDKLIKVIAENPKVCKHIHLPLQAGSNKILKKMNRKYTKEEYLEKVEKLKDAVPDIAITTDIIVGFPGESEEDFKETLEMLEKVRYHEIFSFKYSDRPFTLAQKLENKIPEEEKERRLKIVHQIQAKITKEIYESYVGKEVEVLVEGPSAKDPNMLMGRTTTNVIVNFNTPRLDLKGALVKVLIKEAGKHSLKGEYLETLKL
- a CDS encoding creatininase family protein, with the translated sequence MLMENITSKEFEELKKDTKTVIIPIGSIEAHGPHLPLATDLYTIYEICKLIAKKIKVLVAPPLYYGLCRSTKPLPGTLSLKGEVLKALVFNLLSEFYRNGFKNFFILSGHAGGTHIAYLVDTAEAFIELHKDTKIFVADIFQLLKPVLEELNIPESDSHAGEWETSLVFYFKPELVKEGAFEDYPKFPKFRIVEDKEKYWSSGIWGNPLKASAEKGKILAEKLTEILIKEIKTLEEEGV